A stretch of Vicinamibacterales bacterium DNA encodes these proteins:
- a CDS encoding FG-GAP-like repeat-containing protein — translation MLSKRTTLTTLAMVLLSAAQAAAIPITLAWDRNPEPDVVRYLVSYGTSRGIYSVTRDAGNNTTVDIDGLTRGQTYYFVVRAVNSDGVVSDPSQELAYLAPMYPPQEPVFYNPATGTWSAPMTDVDNPGSSPASVPGWNVYEADFNNDGYTDFLLYNPVSGAWKKLTNQGHGTYAYFGNYNWSAGWVPQIADFNGDGSSDLLLYNPANGRWYVGLANGLGDFAYVQSGIWSAGWTVTVANLNGDNRADLFMYNGNPAPDPNSGRWFRVLTRADISFDYREGPVRWSTGWQVHPADFDANGQGDLFLYNPASGRYFQVMFSGDTASYYDGAWSAGWEVHTGDFNGDRRTDIFVYNPVTGRWFEVISGLAPRNFSYYEGAWSPAWRIKMTDFNHDGRTDLHVYDSTTGRYYEVTTVGIAAFDYLMGYNAMNAIVSFAGSR, via the coding sequence ATGCTCTCGAAACGCACGACGCTGACGACCCTCGCCATGGTGCTGCTGTCGGCGGCGCAGGCCGCGGCCATCCCCATTACGCTCGCGTGGGATCGCAATCCCGAACCTGACGTCGTCCGCTACCTGGTGTCATACGGCACCAGCCGCGGCATTTACTCCGTGACCCGCGACGCAGGGAACAACACGACCGTCGACATCGACGGTCTGACGCGAGGGCAGACCTACTACTTCGTCGTGCGGGCGGTGAACAGCGACGGCGTGGTGAGCGACCCGTCTCAGGAGCTGGCGTACCTGGCGCCGATGTATCCGCCGCAGGAGCCGGTGTTCTACAACCCGGCGACCGGCACGTGGAGCGCGCCGATGACCGATGTCGACAACCCGGGAAGCTCTCCCGCATCGGTGCCTGGATGGAACGTATACGAGGCGGACTTCAACAACGACGGATATACCGATTTCCTGCTCTACAACCCCGTGAGCGGCGCCTGGAAGAAGCTGACCAACCAGGGGCATGGCACCTACGCGTACTTCGGCAACTACAACTGGAGCGCCGGCTGGGTGCCGCAGATCGCCGATTTCAACGGCGACGGTTCGTCCGACCTCCTGCTCTACAACCCGGCCAACGGCCGGTGGTACGTGGGGCTGGCGAACGGCTTGGGGGACTTCGCCTACGTGCAGTCCGGCATCTGGTCGGCCGGCTGGACGGTGACGGTCGCCAACCTCAATGGGGACAATCGCGCCGACCTGTTCATGTATAACGGCAACCCGGCGCCGGATCCGAACAGCGGCCGCTGGTTCCGCGTCCTGACGCGCGCCGACATCTCGTTCGACTACCGCGAGGGTCCGGTGCGCTGGAGCACGGGCTGGCAGGTGCATCCGGCCGACTTCGACGCCAACGGTCAGGGGGACCTGTTCCTCTACAACCCGGCGTCGGGCCGCTACTTCCAGGTCATGTTCTCGGGCGACACGGCAAGCTATTACGACGGCGCCTGGTCGGCCGGCTGGGAGGTGCACACCGGCGACTTCAACGGCGATCGCCGCACCGACATCTTCGTCTACAACCCGGTGACCGGACGCTGGTTCGAAGTCATCTCGGGCCTGGCGCCGCGGAACTTCAGCTACTACGAAGGGGCGTGGTCGCCGGCCTGGCGGATCAAGATGACGGACTTCAACCACGACGGCCGCACCGACCTGCACGTCTACGACTCGACGACGGGACGCTACTACGAGGTCACGACCGTCGGAATCGCGGCGTTCGACTACCTGATGGGCTACAACGCGATGAACGCCATCGTGTCGTTCGCCGGGAGCCGCTAA
- a CDS encoding FG-GAP-like repeat-containing protein: protein MTPLLGSSEAIHDPGPITIAMLYDMGWDPNIAPCTHRITATPASFPAAGGSGMLTISTRDGCRWHVGSDSSWLAAGYSGTGSGSVPFVVSATPSSIARQGALLVAGQQIAIAQAGLPCTFSVSRTVVTFGAAGGTAPLIVTTTPGDCVVSRSTSAPWISVAGNQAGSSTLAVTASASAGPTRTASLSIGGIPVAVRQNGHDAPTFDVNADGTGDVVAYDPVSGHRFVAVSSPVALGFTAGATATWSPGWTVLPGDFNGDGRGDLFFYDRITGRALKGLATGAETSTYTEFAWSPDWEITVVDLNGDRADDLFVYNRTTGRWFRCLSVPDGSFRYSDAGVWSPNWSIYPADFNGDGRGDLFLYNATGDANRGRWFQVLSGQDETFSYVEGDVVWSNDWTITPGDFDGDGRTDLFLYRASGDWYRVFFSATGARYETGLWSAGWTLSRGDFNADNRTDLFVYNPTSGRWYVVISEPDGTLGYYGGAVNWSAGWQVNVTDLDVDGRADLVLYNPADGRWFQAVTQSPGIFTFANGTWPAALRIFATRPQPR, encoded by the coding sequence ATGACACCGTTGCTCGGCTCCTCGGAGGCGATTCACGATCCCGGTCCGATCACGATCGCGATGTTGTACGACATGGGCTGGGACCCGAATATCGCACCGTGCACTCATCGCATCACCGCGACACCGGCGTCATTCCCTGCCGCCGGCGGCTCCGGAATGCTCACGATCTCGACCCGAGACGGCTGCCGCTGGCACGTAGGCTCCGACAGCAGCTGGCTGGCCGCCGGCTACTCCGGCACAGGCTCGGGATCGGTTCCTTTCGTCGTGTCCGCGACGCCGAGCAGCATCGCCAGGCAGGGGGCCCTCTTGGTCGCCGGGCAGCAGATTGCGATTGCCCAGGCGGGACTGCCGTGCACGTTCTCGGTCAGTCGTACCGTGGTCACGTTCGGCGCCGCCGGCGGCACGGCGCCGCTCATCGTCACCACGACGCCCGGCGACTGTGTGGTCTCGAGGTCCACGAGCGCGCCGTGGATCTCGGTGGCGGGAAATCAGGCAGGGAGCAGCACGTTGGCGGTGACCGCCTCCGCCTCGGCGGGCCCGACCCGGACGGCGTCGCTGTCGATTGGCGGCATCCCTGTCGCCGTGCGCCAGAACGGACACGACGCCCCGACGTTCGACGTCAACGCCGACGGCACCGGCGACGTCGTCGCCTACGACCCGGTCAGCGGCCACCGGTTCGTCGCGGTCAGCAGTCCAGTCGCGCTCGGATTCACGGCCGGCGCGACGGCGACGTGGTCGCCGGGGTGGACGGTGCTGCCCGGGGACTTCAACGGTGACGGGCGCGGCGATCTGTTCTTCTACGACAGGATCACCGGGCGGGCGCTCAAGGGACTGGCAACCGGCGCCGAGACGTCGACCTACACCGAGTTCGCGTGGAGCCCGGACTGGGAGATCACGGTTGTCGATCTCAACGGCGATCGCGCCGACGACCTGTTCGTCTACAACAGGACGACCGGCCGCTGGTTCCGCTGCCTCAGCGTGCCGGACGGATCGTTCCGCTACTCGGACGCGGGCGTCTGGTCGCCGAACTGGAGCATCTATCCGGCCGACTTCAACGGCGACGGCCGCGGCGATCTGTTCCTCTACAACGCGACCGGCGACGCCAATCGCGGGCGCTGGTTCCAAGTCCTCAGCGGTCAGGACGAGACCTTCAGCTACGTCGAGGGGGACGTGGTGTGGAGCAACGACTGGACGATCACGCCGGGCGACTTCGACGGCGACGGGCGCACGGACCTGTTCCTGTACCGGGCGAGCGGCGACTGGTATCGCGTGTTCTTCTCCGCCACCGGTGCTCGCTACGAGACCGGGCTCTGGTCCGCGGGCTGGACGCTGTCGCGCGGCGACTTCAACGCCGATAACCGGACCGACCTGTTCGTCTACAACCCGACGAGCGGCCGCTGGTACGTGGTGATCTCCGAGCCAGACGGGACGCTCGGCTACTACGGAGGCGCGGTGAACTGGTCGGCCGGCTGGCAGGTGAACGTGACCGACCTCGACGTCGACGGCCGCGCGGATCTCGTTCTCTACAATCCCGCCGACGGCCGATGGTTCCAGGCGGTGACGCAGTCGCCTGGCATTTTCACATTCGCCAACGGGACGTGGCCGGCCGCACTACGTATTTTTGCCACACGGCCACAGCCGAGGTGA
- a CDS encoding FG-GAP-like repeat-containing protein — MCVLLADYTVHPSYVPPRLPPSALAAAPGTRNTTISVAYAGFPAQARVAFQFAVDVWASQLNSPVPITIDARFLDLGPNTLGSAATGALWREVPGGIPGTYYPSSLANRLAGFDIDPTEADVITRFGSNVNWYFGTDGNAPAGTHDFVTVVLHELGHGLGFFGSGWLNASSQGTWGFGTPNALPGIYDRFVVNGFGQAFLDTALFPNPSFALGTQLTSGNLFFSGPQQRAVNGNSPARLYAPTIWGAFSSYLHLNEATYTVGNANSLMTPFLASAEAIHDPGLIVHGIFRDMGWSVNGSACTYNVTRSPGSFTASGGTGAVTITTGTGCGWTASSNAPWLTFTSPNTLGTGPVSLDFSVSANASSVGRSATISAGGATLTVTQAGVPCTFSLGGDLVTFGVHGGAKTLAVTASAQDCAFSIAGSAPWLTVSGAQTGSSTLTLQAGVSGAAARTTTVTVAGVPVSVRQLGDDSSTFDIDDDGAADVLAYDNLSGSRFFAVADPRNLGFVNGAISQWAAGWTVLTGDFNGDRRGDLFFYNQSTGRAVEGISIGTETFAYTEFAWSPGWQLTVLDLNGDRADDLFLYNPGSGRWFRGFSLLTGGFRFSEAGVWSPNWSIYPADFNGDGRGDLFLYNATGDANRGRWFRVLSGQDETFSYVEGDVVWSNNWTITPGDFDGDGRTDLFLYRASGDWYRVFFRAAGPRYESGVWSAGWTLSRGDFNADDRTDLFVYNPTSGRWYVVISEPDGTLGYYGGAVNWSPGWQVNVTDLDVDGRADLVLYNPADGRWFQAVTQSPGVFTFANGTWPAGLTILATQPQPK; from the coding sequence ATGTGCGTGCTCCTGGCCGATTACACGGTCCATCCGAGCTATGTGCCGCCGCGTCTGCCTCCGTCCGCCCTTGCCGCAGCGCCCGGCACGCGCAACACGACGATCAGCGTCGCGTACGCCGGTTTTCCCGCGCAGGCGCGGGTCGCGTTCCAGTTCGCGGTGGATGTGTGGGCGTCTCAGCTCAATTCGCCGGTGCCGATCACGATCGACGCGCGATTCCTCGATCTCGGACCGAACACGCTGGGCAGCGCGGCCACCGGCGCGCTGTGGCGCGAAGTGCCGGGCGGGATTCCCGGGACGTACTATCCGTCGTCGCTCGCCAACCGACTCGCCGGCTTCGACATCGATCCCACCGAGGCCGACGTCATCACGCGGTTTGGCTCGAACGTGAACTGGTATTTCGGCACGGACGGCAACGCCCCGGCGGGCACTCACGACTTCGTGACGGTCGTGCTCCACGAACTCGGACACGGGCTGGGCTTCTTCGGCTCGGGCTGGCTCAACGCCAGCTCTCAGGGGACGTGGGGCTTCGGCACCCCGAACGCGCTTCCGGGCATTTACGATCGCTTCGTCGTCAATGGGTTCGGACAGGCGTTCCTCGACACGGCGTTGTTCCCCAACCCGTCGTTCGCGTTGGGCACGCAGCTCACCAGCGGCAATCTCTTTTTCTCCGGACCGCAGCAGCGCGCCGTCAACGGAAACAGCCCCGCCCGCCTCTACGCGCCGACGATCTGGGGGGCGTTCTCGAGCTATCTGCACCTGAACGAAGCGACATACACGGTCGGAAATGCGAACTCGCTGATGACGCCGTTCCTCGCCTCCGCGGAAGCGATTCACGATCCGGGCTTGATCGTGCACGGCATCTTCCGCGACATGGGCTGGAGCGTGAACGGCAGCGCGTGCACCTACAACGTCACCCGATCGCCGGGATCGTTCACCGCCAGCGGCGGCACCGGCGCGGTGACCATCACGACCGGGACCGGCTGCGGCTGGACGGCGAGCAGCAACGCGCCCTGGCTCACGTTCACGTCGCCGAATACGCTGGGGACCGGCCCCGTCTCGCTGGATTTCAGCGTCAGCGCCAACGCGAGCAGCGTCGGCCGGAGCGCGACGATCAGCGCGGGCGGCGCGACGCTGACGGTGACGCAGGCCGGCGTGCCGTGCACGTTCAGCCTCGGAGGGGACCTGGTCACCTTCGGCGTCCACGGCGGCGCCAAGACCCTGGCGGTCACGGCGAGCGCGCAGGACTGCGCGTTCTCCATCGCCGGCAGTGCGCCCTGGCTCACGGTGAGCGGCGCCCAGACCGGCAGCAGCACGCTGACCCTCCAGGCGGGCGTATCGGGCGCCGCCGCTCGCACGACGACGGTGACGGTGGCGGGCGTTCCGGTCAGCGTGCGGCAGCTCGGCGACGATTCGTCCACCTTCGACATCGATGACGACGGCGCGGCCGACGTGCTGGCCTACGACAATCTGAGCGGATCGCGGTTCTTCGCCGTCGCCGATCCGCGCAACCTCGGGTTCGTCAACGGCGCGATCTCGCAATGGGCGGCGGGATGGACCGTCCTGACCGGCGATTTCAACGGCGACCGTCGCGGCGATCTGTTCTTCTACAACCAGTCGACCGGCCGCGCGGTCGAGGGGATCTCGATCGGGACGGAGACCTTCGCCTACACCGAGTTCGCGTGGAGCCCGGGATGGCAGCTGACGGTGCTGGACCTGAATGGCGACCGCGCCGACGACCTGTTCCTCTACAACCCGGGCAGCGGACGCTGGTTCCGCGGCTTCAGCCTGTTGACCGGCGGCTTCCGATTCTCGGAGGCGGGCGTCTGGTCGCCGAACTGGAGCATCTACCCGGCCGACTTCAACGGCGACGGCCGCGGCGATCTGTTCCTCTACAACGCGACCGGCGACGCCAATCGCGGGCGCTGGTTCCGCGTCCTCAGCGGTCAGGACGAGACCTTCAGCTACGTCGAGGGGGACGTGGTGTGGAGCAACAACTGGACGATCACGCCGGGCGACTTCGACGGCGACGGGCGCACGGACCTGTTCCTGTACCGGGCGAGCGGCGACTGGTACCGCGTGTTCTTCCGCGCCGCCGGACCTCGGTATGAAAGCGGGGTGTGGTCCGCGGGCTGGACGCTGTCGCGCGGCGACTTCAACGCCGATGACCGCACCGACCTGTTCGTCTACAACCCGACGAGCGGCCGGTGGTACGTGGTGATCTCAGAGCCAGACGGGACGCTCGGCTACTACGGCGGCGCGGTGAACTGGTCGCCGGGCTGGCAGGTGAACGTGACCGATCTCGACGTCGACGGCCGCGCGGATCTCGTTCTCTACAATCCCGCCGACGGCCGATGGTTCCAGGCGGTGACGCAGTCGCCTGGCGTTTTCACATTCGCCAATGGGACGTGGCCGGCCGGATTGACGATCCTTGCCACACAGCCCCAACCAAAGTAA